The following are encoded in a window of Massilia sp. R2A-15 genomic DNA:
- a CDS encoding diguanylate cyclase, giving the protein MRNVGTFLGSLLIRVDTLVQCWRSGIAAPWIARYIAAIHWFIPESVQHDAATLTRAQNVINAVVMAAVAGPFYAAAYYGLGFTLAAQEILLCCAFMFIAPFLMRATGSIFLARELFLCAVFFNFTWLTFNLGGIDAPTAGWLITGPVVAMFLGGVGTALFWLMMSCAAVAVIYALPHLGFPLPATRVTEMDLLHLICNVGLYVVVVVFVLMFELTKTQGFIKLEQALKIINELAIRDELTGSHNRRHLIELIEHEKDRTARLGSLFCLCLLDIDFFKRINDTYGHSAGDTVLREFAATVQRQIRDSDSFGRYGGEEFLLMLPETSLSEAITLTERVRLSIEKLSFPDISLDLGVTVSSGVAEFRAGESIAQTVARADEALYLAKSSGRNRIVCYGQQVEAKESAPEFAPRSLPSLTQTIPALRVFEAPQADPLTGLLNRRMLRDRLSHAMERAVRNGRMVSLMLLNVNKFKEFNDALGYEAGDSILVRTADKVRSCLRESDTIARWGGDEFVVILEDIAQEADAQQVAEKILNQFAMPFEVNSRECFVTLSIGIAVSPAIDSDMDELLKRADIAMVRAKSWGDNMVQVYSAQVSVPPSERLALKNGLREALGGGQLFLEYQPQIELATQRIVGVEALIRWQHPTLGRIEPSRFVPLAEETGMIVPIGDWVLRTACAQNRAWVDAGLPPIKTAVNLSARQLKQPDLVERVLEIVAQTGIESHCLDLEITEGILIDNLELNQITMTRLRDAGVQISIDDFGTGYSSLNYLSELPADILKIDGSFVRRLGKPGDRSKSYEIAESIIDMAHRLKLKVIAEAVETPRQLSDLQTMKCDEAQGWLFNHALHPDKIAVLLECENAASRPRLKVAV; this is encoded by the coding sequence ATGCGCAATGTCGGGACTTTCTTGGGTTCGCTGTTGATCAGGGTGGATACGCTGGTGCAGTGCTGGCGTAGCGGAATCGCTGCCCCTTGGATCGCACGTTATATTGCCGCCATCCACTGGTTCATCCCGGAATCGGTACAGCATGACGCCGCCACCCTCACACGCGCACAGAACGTCATCAATGCGGTGGTGATGGCGGCAGTGGCGGGACCGTTCTATGCCGCCGCCTATTACGGACTCGGCTTCACGCTCGCAGCGCAGGAGATTTTGCTGTGCTGCGCCTTCATGTTCATTGCGCCGTTTCTAATGCGCGCCACCGGCAGTATCTTTCTGGCGCGCGAATTGTTTCTGTGCGCCGTTTTTTTCAATTTCACCTGGCTCACATTCAACCTCGGCGGAATCGACGCCCCAACCGCCGGATGGCTGATCACCGGCCCGGTCGTTGCGATGTTTCTGGGCGGAGTAGGCACGGCGCTGTTCTGGCTCATGATGAGCTGCGCCGCGGTCGCGGTGATTTACGCGCTGCCGCATCTTGGCTTCCCGCTGCCCGCGACACGCGTTACCGAAATGGATCTCTTGCATCTAATTTGCAATGTGGGGTTGTATGTCGTGGTAGTAGTGTTTGTGCTGATGTTTGAACTGACCAAGACTCAGGGCTTTATCAAACTCGAACAGGCGCTGAAAATCATCAACGAACTCGCCATTCGTGACGAACTCACCGGCAGTCACAACCGGCGCCACCTGATCGAATTGATCGAGCACGAAAAAGATCGCACTGCCCGACTTGGTAGCCTGTTCTGCCTATGCCTACTCGACATCGACTTTTTCAAACGGATCAACGATACCTATGGCCACTCGGCCGGCGACACGGTCCTGCGCGAATTTGCCGCCACCGTCCAGCGCCAGATCCGCGACAGTGACTCATTCGGCCGTTATGGCGGCGAGGAATTCCTGCTCATGCTCCCTGAGACGTCGCTCTCGGAGGCAATCACCTTGACCGAACGCGTGCGCCTGAGCATAGAGAAGCTCTCCTTTCCCGATATATCACTTGATCTGGGTGTAACCGTTTCGAGCGGCGTGGCCGAGTTTCGCGCCGGCGAATCGATTGCGCAAACCGTCGCGCGTGCCGACGAGGCTTTGTACCTGGCGAAATCGAGCGGCAGAAATCGCATCGTTTGCTACGGCCAGCAAGTCGAAGCAAAAGAAAGCGCGCCAGAATTCGCCCCTAGGAGCCTCCCGTCCCTGACGCAGACCATTCCCGCTTTGCGCGTGTTCGAGGCGCCGCAAGCCGATCCGCTGACCGGCCTGCTGAACCGGCGCATGCTGAGAGACCGCCTTAGCCACGCGATGGAGCGCGCCGTCCGAAACGGCCGAATGGTGTCGCTGATGTTATTGAACGTCAACAAGTTCAAGGAATTCAACGATGCGCTCGGCTACGAGGCAGGCGATTCAATTCTGGTGCGTACCGCTGACAAAGTGCGCTCTTGCTTGCGCGAGTCGGATACCATCGCCCGCTGGGGCGGCGACGAATTCGTCGTCATCCTAGAGGACATCGCGCAGGAGGCGGATGCTCAGCAAGTAGCGGAAAAGATCCTGAATCAGTTCGCGATGCCTTTTGAGGTAAATTCGCGCGAATGCTTCGTCACACTCAGCATCGGCATCGCCGTCTCCCCCGCCATCGATTCGGACATGGATGAATTGCTCAAGCGCGCAGACATAGCGATGGTGCGCGCGAAATCATGGGGCGACAACATGGTCCAGGTGTACTCGGCGCAGGTCAGCGTCCCGCCGAGCGAACGACTGGCCCTGAAGAATGGCTTGCGGGAGGCGCTGGGAGGTGGCCAGCTTTTCCTCGAGTACCAACCGCAAATCGAACTGGCGACCCAGCGCATCGTTGGCGTCGAGGCGTTAATCCGCTGGCAGCATCCGACCCTCGGCAGGATCGAACCGTCCCGTTTCGTCCCGCTGGCGGAAGAGACCGGCATGATCGTGCCGATCGGCGACTGGGTGCTGCGAACGGCGTGCGCACAAAACCGCGCGTGGGTCGACGCGGGCCTGCCACCGATCAAGACGGCAGTGAATCTTTCGGCACGCCAGCTAAAACAACCTGACCTGGTGGAACGGGTCTTGGAAATCGTCGCGCAAACGGGGATCGAATCACACTGCCTCGACCTCGAAATCACCGAAGGGATTCTGATCGACAATCTCGAACTGAACCAGATCACAATGACGCGGTTGCGCGACGCCGGCGTGCAAATATCGATCGACGATTTCGGCACTGGTTATTCAAGTCTGAATTACCTCAGCGAACTCCCCGCCGATATACTGAAGATCGATGGGTCCTTCGTACGGCGCCTGGGCAAGCCCGGCGATCGCAGCAAGTCCTACGAAATCGCCGAGTCGATCATCGACATGGCACATCGCCTGAAGCTGAAGGTCATCGCGGAAGCAGTCGAAACACCACGCCAGTTGTCCGACCTGCAGACGATGAAATGCGATGAAGCACAAGGCTGGCTGTTCAACCATGCGCTTCACCCCGACAAGATCGCAGTGCTGCTCGAATGCGAGAACGCTGCCTCCCGACCACGACTCAAGGTCGCAGTTTAA
- a CDS encoding ParB/RepB/Spo0J family partition protein has translation MALDLSALDGWELNPKPREGGSAARAVLSLLEEDPENPRFEDAPEDFAALVEDVRVHGILQPIVVRRLAGGKLRIRFGARRYRAAMQLGLPDVPYVVTEDPRQFDDYAQVAENERRTALQPLELATFIAKKLQHGDSKAKIAARLGIHPSALTHLLCLVGDVPPILLELYHSRRCRTIQYLYRLGRLWKADSRRVEEACAGTGDIDGRMILALESTAADPENRQPPMAGTSSGKTSEVTDSQTRKSALENAKAGNRASSGPDADSSRSRPKPPAGRFRRPQLFGTLDGKDVEIDLVNRSSSPGNAIVRFIDELIVSEVDLSSLIVTRLIEAP, from the coding sequence ATGGCACTCGATTTGTCGGCACTCGATGGATGGGAACTCAATCCCAAGCCTCGCGAGGGAGGATCTGCTGCACGCGCTGTTTTGTCGTTGCTTGAGGAGGATCCTGAGAACCCGCGCTTTGAAGATGCGCCAGAGGACTTCGCAGCACTTGTGGAAGACGTACGCGTTCACGGTATCCTTCAACCGATTGTGGTGCGGCGTCTCGCCGGCGGCAAGCTTCGCATTCGCTTTGGTGCCCGTCGCTACAGGGCTGCGATGCAGCTTGGACTTCCGGATGTGCCCTACGTGGTCACTGAGGATCCACGCCAATTCGATGATTACGCGCAGGTAGCCGAGAATGAACGACGCACTGCATTGCAGCCGCTCGAACTGGCCACCTTCATCGCGAAGAAGCTCCAACATGGTGATTCGAAAGCGAAGATCGCCGCACGGCTTGGCATCCATCCGAGCGCATTGACCCACCTGCTTTGCCTTGTGGGGGACGTCCCGCCGATACTGTTGGAGCTCTATCACTCGCGTCGATGCCGCACAATCCAGTATCTCTATCGTCTGGGGCGACTGTGGAAAGCTGATTCGCGCCGCGTCGAAGAGGCATGCGCGGGAACAGGCGATATCGACGGCCGAATGATCCTTGCTCTCGAATCGACGGCCGCGGACCCCGAAAATAGGCAGCCACCCATGGCTGGCACTTCGTCCGGCAAGACTTCCGAGGTTACTGATTCCCAAACTAGGAAGAGTGCTTTGGAAAACGCGAAGGCAGGAAATCGTGCCAGTTCTGGTCCTGATGCTGATTCCTCTCGATCGCGACCGAAACCGCCAGCTGGCCGTTTCCGTAGACCTCAGTTGTTCGGGACACTTGACGGTAAGGATGTTGAGATCGACCTGGTGAATAGGTCGTCGAGTCCGGGTAACGCAATCGTGCGATTCATCGATGAATTGATCGTCTCTGAAGTCGACCTTAGTTCGTTGATCGTCACCAGACTGATAGAGGCTCCCTGA
- a CDS encoding MFS transporter → MNKPSQFTLLAQRRFAPFFWTQFFGAFNDNLFKTALLVMLTFDALAWTSISAATLNIVIPALFILPYVVFSATAGQIADKVEKSRLARFVKWLELAIMLVAGIGWMTHTLWVLVAAVVGMGVHSTLFGPVKYAYLPQNLKAEELVGGNGVIEMGTFVGILLGEIFGALLVSHKPFGIEMVAAGTLFFAVLGLIASYRIPLSPAPEPNLIISANPLAESMRNLAFSRQNRTVFLSMLGNSWFWFYGALMLSQFPVYAKDYLHGDHGVFVLLLTVFSLGIGTGSLLCERLSGHKVEIGLVPFGSIGLSVFGIDLYFASLHYANTAAVDVAGLLHQAGVMRILADVVLIGVFGGLFIVPLFALIQTRCDPRHVSRTIAGMNIMNALFMVASALVAMALLHFGATIPEMFLATAVLNALVAVYIFSLVPEFLIRFLAWMLIHTIHRVKVEGADRIPDSGPAVLVCNHVSYVDALVIGAASPRPIRFVMDHRIFATPVLGWIFRSAKAIPIASAKEDPWLMEKAYVDIAKALHEGDLVCIFPEGKLTGTGEMNEFRGGVAKIVGRSEVPVIPMALRGLWGSVFTRDRNNVFERVFTRGPRSRLALAVGAPVAPQEVTPEYLHQQVKELRGEWK, encoded by the coding sequence ATGAACAAGCCGAGCCAATTTACCCTGTTAGCGCAGCGCCGATTTGCGCCGTTTTTCTGGACCCAGTTTTTCGGCGCGTTCAACGACAACCTGTTCAAGACGGCGCTGCTGGTGATGCTGACCTTCGACGCGCTGGCCTGGACGTCGATCAGCGCTGCGACGCTCAACATCGTCATCCCCGCGCTGTTCATCCTGCCGTACGTGGTGTTTTCCGCCACCGCCGGGCAGATCGCCGACAAGGTCGAGAAGTCGCGCCTGGCGCGCTTCGTCAAGTGGCTCGAACTGGCGATCATGCTCGTCGCCGGCATCGGCTGGATGACGCATACGCTGTGGGTGCTGGTGGCGGCGGTGGTCGGCATGGGCGTGCATTCGACCCTGTTCGGGCCCGTGAAATACGCCTACCTGCCGCAGAACCTCAAGGCCGAGGAACTGGTGGGCGGCAACGGCGTGATCGAGATGGGCACTTTTGTCGGCATCCTGCTCGGCGAAATCTTCGGCGCGCTGCTGGTGTCGCACAAACCGTTCGGCATCGAGATGGTGGCGGCCGGCACGCTGTTCTTCGCGGTCCTGGGACTGATCGCCAGCTATCGCATCCCGCTGTCGCCGGCGCCCGAGCCGAACCTGATCATCAGCGCCAATCCGTTGGCCGAGTCGATGCGCAACCTGGCGTTCTCGCGCCAGAACCGCACGGTGTTCCTGTCGATGCTGGGTAACTCGTGGTTCTGGTTCTACGGCGCGCTGATGCTGTCGCAGTTCCCGGTCTATGCGAAGGATTACCTGCACGGCGACCACGGCGTGTTCGTATTGCTGCTGACGGTGTTCTCGCTGGGGATCGGCACCGGCTCGCTGCTGTGCGAGCGGCTGTCCGGCCACAAGGTCGAGATCGGGCTGGTGCCGTTCGGCTCGATCGGCCTGTCGGTATTTGGCATCGACCTGTACTTCGCCAGCCTGCACTACGCGAATACCGCGGCGGTGGACGTGGCGGGCCTGCTGCACCAGGCCGGCGTGATGCGCATCCTCGCCGACGTGGTGCTGATCGGCGTATTCGGCGGCCTGTTCATCGTACCGCTGTTCGCCCTGATCCAGACCCGCTGCGATCCGCGCCATGTGTCTCGCACGATCGCCGGCATGAATATCATGAATGCGCTGTTCATGGTGGCGTCGGCGCTGGTGGCGATGGCGCTGCTGCACTTCGGCGCGACGATCCCCGAGATGTTCCTCGCAACGGCGGTGCTGAACGCGCTGGTGGCGGTATACATCTTCTCGCTGGTGCCGGAATTCCTGATCCGCTTCCTCGCCTGGATGCTGATCCACACGATCCACCGCGTGAAGGTGGAGGGCGCCGACCGTATTCCCGATAGCGGGCCGGCGGTCCTGGTCTGCAACCACGTCAGCTACGTCGATGCACTGGTGATAGGCGCGGCCAGCCCGCGTCCGATCCGCTTCGTGATGGACCATCGGATTTTCGCGACGCCGGTGCTGGGCTGGATCTTCCGCTCCGCAAAGGCGATCCCGATCGCGTCGGCGAAGGAGGACCCGTGGCTGATGGAGAAGGCATACGTGGACATCGCCAAGGCGCTGCACGAGGGCGACCTGGTGTGCATTTTCCCAGAGGGGAAGCTGACTGGCACGGGCGAGATGAACGAGTTCCGCGGCGGCGTCGCCAAGATCGTCGGGCGCAGCGAAGTGCCGGTGATCCCGATGGCGCTGCGCGGGTTGTGGGGCAGTGTGTTTACGCGCGACCGGAACAACGTGTTCGAGCGCGTCTTCACGCGCGGCCCGCGATCGCGGCTGGCGCTGGCAGTAGGCGCTCCGGTTGCGCCGCAGGAAGTGACGCCCGAGTACCTGCACCAGCAAGTAAAAGAGCTGCGCGGCGAGTGGAAGTAG